GCCCATTCCCCATCCGATGACAGTAAATATCCTATCGGAATCTGTTCTGAAAACAAAGCCTTTACAAACCTAATGTCAAGGTAAACAGGTAGTAAATACCTACTAGATAGTACTAACTAGTGGTATCATTTGCATTCTTTAGCTTCTAAACACATCTAAATGTTggcattttttccctttgaatgAAACCTTCAAGATAACACCATTATAATATAGCTCCTTACAtggtaacttttaaaaacagtatatttAGGCGCTGCTTGACATTAAAATTTTTAGCCGCAAACTATCTGAGATAGAGGGAATAAATACATACTGCTATATAGAAAAAAGCTGTTTcctatattttatgttaaatgCCATTCCCCCAAACTAAGAGCTACACAGAATAAGAACCCTATAAAGATAAGCTACAATAGTCCTAAAGCATGGTTATAAAATGCTactattttaaatcatataaagaaaaaaaatactttcagccCCAAGAACATATTCATTAGGAATGGAATTAGGGCTCCCTTGGAAGGCATAATTCAGACGTGAGAGCTGAGGGCTTACCTTAAGTTCTCTGAAGAAGATACTACTCCTGGCCCACTCAACAATGGAGAAGAGGGTTTGATCCGCCATTTTGCACATAAGCCCAAATGTGCTCAACTTTTCGTGCTTGCTTCGGTTAGCCTGTTCCTGCTGCAAATAGGTCATGATTTTGGCTTGAACTTGAGGCTCATCAGGCTCACACTTCAAAAGTTCCAGTATCAGATGTGGAATGCTCGCTGGGGAGCTTGTCTGGTAACTGTCCATGTAGGAATAGCCCATGATGGACTCGGGTGAGCTGGTGTAGGGGTCTGGGTACTCGGACTTGATGGCCCGGCTAGGAAAGTGGCCATATGCTTGGTAACCTTGCAGGCTGCCATGAGGTGGCATTGTCATGCTAATGGGGGATGTTACAAAGGGACTTCTGTCATAGTCTGTAGGAGGCAAGGCAGCATGGTTCAGAGGTAGGCCTTTGGAGGCAGAATGGATGTTCTGAATGGCAGATGAGATGGTCAGGTCAGAGGGCATCGCTTGGATCACCTGAGACATGGCTTCCAGTTTAAGTCCATTGGCTCGGATGAGGGCTTTTTTCTGTTGCTTCAGGGCCCTGTCTCTCTTGTACATTGGTCCAAACTTATTTCTTCCTCCACGCATTCGATCGGCCCTCACAGCTgtcggggtgggggtgggggacaaaaaattaaataaaataaaaggaaggaagggtatAAATTACATGCAAATTATTAGCATTATCCAGGATCCCCAGCTATTTAGAAATGTTGAAAATGGACCAGAAATAGTTTTTGTGTGGTCATTTCCATTACGATAGCTCATAAGAATtccaaggaaaaacaaaaacaaaaatccatgtCCTATTTATGAATCCTTTCCTCTAAGTGTCTTTtgtcattgaaaaaaaatctaataaacaCATTGAACAACAGTATAAACAATGGTATAAAGACTGacaatgagctgggcatggtggtgcagaactgtaatcccactgatttaggaggctgaggcaggaggatcacaagttggagaccagtctcagcaaacttaactaggccctaagcaacttagtgacaccctgtctcaaaataaaatcaaaagggttaaggatgtggctaagtgattaagcacccctggtttcaattccaagtaacaaaaaataaaaatttaaaaagggctggggatatagctcagtgataaagtgccctagggttcaatccccactacttaAAAATCTTGGATACACAGGAACATATACAGCCTTTTGATAactgaataaattttaacaatttttttttttttttttttttttttttgctacacgTAGGGAATATTTCATATTGCTAACAAAGCATCAGTCTTCCTACTGGAAGCATTAGTTACTATTATGCCAGTTATGGAGTGATTCTTTATGGAAACCCaaacactttgtttctttgtttttgctttttttcagaggagaaaaaacaCCAAAACACCTCATTTCTGGATTAAATTGTGAATATTTTGCCTTAGGATATCTTCCTCCCTCTCATCCATTTTGGTTCTTTTGTTGTAAAAGGGTTGGGTACATGCTCTTCTTGGAAGATTATTTTTACCTCAACTCGATAAGTATACATCAATAACCACCAGTTATTGCTTTTAATTTAAGCAGAGTTGGGACATAATTAAAGCAAATTCCTTTCAAAAGTGGTGCAGAGGCCGTTCTGTCACAATGGTGTGTGGAGTCTGGGGCCATGCCTAATAAGTTAGTTAGCAGCTCTCTCCAAGTCCATAGTGGCCAATGGCAATTAGACAGAAACCAGAGACCTCTGACAGCTTGTGACACACTGCAATTGCTGGAGGTTAAGTTTTTGAGCTTTTTATCTTAGGATTAGTATcacattaaaaatttattgtgaatTCTAGGTATCCAGAATACTGCAGAAGATCATAAAGAGTTTTTCATCTGGAtgataatttattgaatattcaaTTGTTTCAGGCCACTGTTAAGGAAGCATGAGCATGTACCACAAATGATTTACTTATAATTAAGAAAGCATATTTGCAAGGTAAAGAAACACaaccttctttcttttgttggaaaaaatcaaatgacatcaTATGAAATCACAgcatctaccttttttttttttcactatttcttttaCAGCAgctaatttaacattttttcttccgAGTCACACACCATGGTAAGCACTTTCCATAATATTCTGCTGTTTGGTAAATAATAAAGTGATCTGATAAGAAAATTAATGAGCATCAATTACTTCCTTCCTCgatttcttctttaaagcagTACTGACTTAACCATCCTTATGACAAACAAAGTGACTACTTCTGTTTGAAGGAACCTGTTAGCAATTTGGCACAATTCTTAGAATGATGGTTATTAGTATTTTAGTACTTCTTTCAAGTGTGAGTTCCACCTAACAAGAAAGCTCCAAATAAATATAGCTCATGCCTCATTGATCAAATAAAATGCACTCTTGTATCTAGCACCATCGGTGACATTGTTATTACTTATTTCCAGTATATTTAATCTGTGAAAAGCCAGTGGGTCAAAGGCTGAAAAATAGCAGCACACCATAACAATCTATGAACTACAAATTATTTACTGCAGTCACATATTAACTTCACTGCCTGCCAATCTCAACACAGTAGGTTTTGCACTTTCAACAAAGTTTAGTGAGGCTTTGGggaaccattttctttttcttgtcaaaCCACTGCTACTAATTtaatagttcattattttttatgttcttgtttctcaattattttattttgcagagtcAGTCATTATCTTTGTAAAATATGTGCATTCCtacactataaaaaataaaattctagctgcgcaccatggcacacacctgtaatcccagtggttcaggaggctgaggcaggaggatcgcaagttcaaggccagcctcagcaacttagcaaggcactaagcaacttagtgagaccctgtctcaaaataaaaaataaaaagggctaggaatgtggcttattggttaagtgccccaggttcaatccctgatacaaaaaagaaaaaagaaagaaaagaaattctgtctGAGAAATTCCTTTTTACAATTCAAGGCTTAAGAACCATGAAATTAACAGGGACAATTAAGATAGgcacacttatttaaaaaaaaaaaattgaaatcaaacTTTTACCAGGACATCCTGATTTGAAAACttaaaggatattttatttttcatattttggcaaattaattttatttgttctcagaTAAATCCCTTTTGCCTTGTTATCAATTAACCTGGCTTTTGATCTCCCCAAACTAAAAGGAAGGGGACAACTTTGATACTTAAATTCTTTTCCTCATAGATGTCACCACGTTTAAATGAAACTTAAGACTATTCTGCAGATAAAACATAAAGAGATCTTACTTTATGGCCAGTGGACTGGAAAAATAATGTTACCATGGTATAAGTACAATCTTGTTTTAAAGTCCATGTCCTTGGAGACTTTTAACAGGCAGTAGTCTTTAGAAGAATCTTACCTTCTAGCTTCATTCCAACACTTAGACATTTTTGAAATCGACAGTAAGGACAACGTTTTCTCTGTGTTTTGTCAATTTGGCAGTTCTGGTTTTCTATACATGtgtaccttttattattttggacTGTTCGCTTAAAAAATCCCTATAAGACAGAGAAAATAGTGAGACGTATTATAAATCTAATACCCGTCTCTTCCATTGTTTCATTTTAAGGAAATCACCATTAAATCCTTTCATTGTACCGTTTGAGCCCTTATGTGGTTCTGtggtttattttacatttcagcAAGATCAACCCTCCAAAACAGTGCCAGGCCATAGTGATTTATCTGGCCGCAGAGTTATATTCCTGCAGAATTACGTCAAATCTTGGGGAGATTTGGCTTCCACATCATTTCATCCCCACAGTCAGAAAAAAATGCACTCTATACTGaccagtgattttttaaaaaaatctgttttcctaTTAACCTTCATGTTCCAGACAGAGGGTCTCATGGAGATTTGCATTGTTTAAGTAGTCTGatacaatttcatttataaaccATTGCAAAATGCCAGTGGAAAAACTGACTAGCT
This genomic stretch from Sciurus carolinensis chromosome 12, mSciCar1.2, whole genome shotgun sequence harbors:
- the Nr5a2 gene encoding nuclear receptor subfamily 5 group A member 2 isoform X3 — encoded protein: MSSNLDTGDLPESLKHGLTPIVSQFKMVNYSYDEDLEELCPVCGDKVSGYHYGLLTCESCKGFFKRTVQNNKRYTCIENQNCQIDKTQRKRCPYCRFQKCLSVGMKLEAVRADRMRGGRNKFGPMYKRDRALKQQKKALIRANGLKLEAMSQVIQAMPSDLTISSAIQNIHSASKGLPLNHAALPPTDYDRSPFVTSPISMTMPPHGSLQGYQAYGHFPSRAIKSEYPDPYTSSPESIMGYSYMDSYQTSSPASIPHLILELLKCEPDEPQVQAKIMTYLQQEQANRSKHEKLSTFGLMCKMADQTLFSIVEWARSSIFFRELKVDDQMKLLQNCWSELLILDHIYRQVVHGKEGSIFLVTGQQVDYSIIVSQAGATLNNLMSHAQELVAKLRSLQFDQREFVCLKFLVLFSLDVKNLENFQLVEGVQEQVNAALLDYTMCNYPQQTEKFGQLLLRLPEIRAISMQAEEYLYYKHLNGDVPYNNLLIEMLHAKRA